One window from the genome of Nomascus leucogenys isolate Asia chromosome 12, Asia_NLE_v1, whole genome shotgun sequence encodes:
- the LOC115837632 gene encoding histone H2A type 2-B, with protein sequence MSGRGKQGGKARAKAKSRSSRAGLQFPVGRVHRLLRKGNYAERVGAGAPVYLAAVLEYLTAEILELAGNAARDNKKTRIIPRHLQLAVRNDEELNKLLGGVTIAQGGVLPNIQAVLLPKKTESHKPGKNK encoded by the coding sequence ATGTCAGGACGCGGAAAGCAGGGAGGCAAGGCCCGCGCTAAGGCCAAGTCGCGCTCGTCCCGCGCTGGCCTCCAGTTCCCGGTGGGGCGAGTGCACCGCTTGCTGCGCAAAGGCAACTACGCGGAGCGGGTGGGGGCAGGCGCCCCGGTGTACCTGGCGGCGGTCCTCGAGTACCTGACCGCGGAAATTCTGGAGCTAGCGGGCAACGCGGCTCGGGACAACAAGAAGACGCGCATCATCCCTCGCCATCTGCAACTAGCCGTGAGGAATGACGAAGAACTCAACAAGTTACTCGGGGGTGTCACCATTGCCCAGGGCGGCGTCTTGCCCAATATCCAGGCTGTCCTGTTGCCCAAGAAAACGGAGAGTCACAAGCCTGGCAAGAACAAGTAA
- the LOC100596044 gene encoding histone H2A type 2-C produces MSGRGKQGGKARAKAKSRSSRAGLQFPVGRVHRLLRKGNYAERVGAGAPVYMAAVLEYLTAEILELAGNAARDNKKTRIIPRHLQLAIRNDEELNKLLGKVTIAQGGVLPNIQAVLLPKKTESHKAKSK; encoded by the coding sequence ATGTCTGGTCGTGGCAAGCAAGGAGGCAAGGCCCGCGCCAAGGCCAAGTCGCGCTCCTCCCGCGCTGGCCTCCAGTTCCCGGTAGGGCGAGTGCACCGCTTGCTGCGCAAAGGCAACTACGCGGAGCGGGTGGGGGCCGGCGCGCCCGTCTACATGGCGGCGGTCCTCGAGTACCTGACCGCCGAGATCCTGGAGCTGGCGGGTAACGCGGCTCGGGACAACAAGAAGACGCGCATCATCCCTCGTCACCTCCAGCTGGCCATTCGCAACGACGAGGAACTGAACAAGCTGCTGGGCAAAGTCACCATCGCCCAGGGCGGCGTCTTGCCTAACATCCAGGCCGTTCTGTTACCAAAGAAAACCGAAAGCCACAAagccaaaagcaaataa